In one window of Sciurus carolinensis chromosome X, mSciCar1.2, whole genome shotgun sequence DNA:
- the C1galt1c1 gene encoding C1GALT1-specific chaperone 1, with translation MLSESSSFLKGVMLGSIFCALITMLGHVRIGHGNRMHHHEHHHLQAPNKEDILKISEDERMELSKSFQVYCIILVKPKDVSLWAAVKETWTKHCDKAEFFSSENVKVFESINMETSDMWLMMRKAYKYAFDKYSDQYNWFFLARPTTFAIVENLKYFLLKKDPSQPFYLGHTIKSGDLEYVSVEGGIVLSIESMKRLNSLLNIPEKCPEQGGMIWKISEDKQLAVCLKYAGVFAENAEDADGKDVFNTKSVGLFIKEAMTNHPNQVVEGCCSDMAVTFNGLTPNQMHVMMYGVYRLRAFGHLFNDALIFLPPNGSDND, from the coding sequence ATGCTTTCTGAAAGCAGTTCATTTTTGAAGGGTGTTATGCTCGGAAGCATTTTCTGTGCTTTGATCACTATGCTAGGACACGTTAGAATTGGTCATGGAAATAGAATGCACCACCATGAGCATCATCACCTACAAGCTCCTAACAAAGAAGATATCTTGAAAATTTCAGAGGATGAGCGCATGGAGCTCAGTAAGAGCTTTCAGGTATATTGTATCATCCTTGTAAAACCCAAAGATGTGAGTCTTTGGGCTGCAGTGAAGGAGACTTGGACCAAACACTGTGACAAAGCAGAGTTCTTCAGTTCTGAAAATGTTAAAGTATTTGAGTCAATTAATATGGAAACAAGTGACATGTGGTTAATGATGAGAAAAGCTTACAAATATGCCTTTGATAAGTATAGCGACCAATACAACTGGTTCTTCCTTGCACGCCCCACTACATTTGCTATTGTTGAAAACCTAAAGTACTTTTTGTTAAAAAAGGATCCATCACAACCTTTCTATCTAGGTCACACTATAAAATCTGGAGACCTTGAATATGTGAGTGTGGAAGGAGGAATTGTCTTAAGTATAGAATCAATGAAAAGACTTAACAGTCTTCTGAATATCCCTGAAAAGTGTCCTGAACAGGGAGGAATGATTTGGAAGATATCTGAAGATAAGCAGCTAGCAGTCTGCCTGAAATATGCTGGAGTATTTGCAGAAAACGCAGAAGATGCAGATGGAAAAGATGTATTTAATACCAAATCTGTTGGGCTTTTTATTAAAGAAGCAATGACTAATCACCCCAACCAGGTAGTAGAAGGATGTTGTTCAGATATGGCTGTTACTTTTAATGGACTGACTCCTAATCAGATGCATGTGATGATGTATGGAGTATACCGTCTTAGGGCATTCGGACATCTTTTCAATGATGCATTGATTTTCTTGCCTCCAAATGGTTCTGACAATGactga